A section of the Rhizobium sp. SSA_523 genome encodes:
- a CDS encoding AraC family transcriptional regulator gives MTGGFSSLPTQIAGIDAVAADSAMTFCRHTHDQFGIGLILHGAQQSASGRGPVEAEAGDVITVNPGEVHDGKPLGQGGRAWRMIYIDPEIVWAAGLDLTEGRRRQIELARPVARDIRLADEVGSLFSSVTAAFSQDVRLITEERLFSILMSLTEERLPRTSPDGRLRAALQRLEEDPARAVSLQELADLAGLSRFQVLRAFVKQTGLPPHAYQRQCRLHLARRLIRARTPLTQAALQAGFADQSHMHRLFVRSYGMTPGAYAMAAR, from the coding sequence ATGACGGGCGGCTTTTCGTCCCTTCCCACGCAGATCGCCGGAATCGATGCGGTCGCGGCCGATTCCGCCATGACCTTCTGCCGCCATACGCATGACCAGTTCGGGATTGGCCTCATCCTGCACGGTGCACAGCAATCGGCGAGCGGGCGCGGTCCTGTGGAGGCCGAGGCAGGCGATGTCATCACCGTCAATCCGGGCGAGGTGCATGACGGCAAGCCGCTGGGGCAGGGCGGCCGGGCCTGGCGCATGATCTATATCGATCCTGAAATCGTCTGGGCTGCGGGCCTTGATCTGACGGAGGGGCGCCGCCGGCAGATAGAGCTTGCCAGGCCGGTTGCCAGAGATATTCGGCTTGCAGACGAGGTGGGAAGCCTGTTTTCATCCGTCACTGCCGCTTTCAGCCAGGATGTCCGTTTGATCACGGAAGAGCGCCTGTTCTCAATCCTGATGTCTCTGACGGAAGAGAGGCTACCCCGGACATCGCCCGATGGGCGGCTGCGGGCCGCTTTGCAGCGTCTTGAGGAGGATCCGGCGCGTGCGGTCTCGCTTCAGGAGCTGGCCGATCTTGCCGGCCTCAGCCGTTTCCAGGTCCTGCGCGCCTTCGTCAAGCAGACCGGGCTTCCGCCACATGCCTATCAGCGGCAATGCCGCCTGCACCTGGCCCGGCGTCTGATCCGGGCGCGAACGCCCCTGACGCAAGCCGCCTTGCAGGCCGGCTTCGCAGATCAGAGCCACATGCACAGGCTGTTTGTCAGAAGCTACGGCATGACGCCCGGTGCCTATGCAATGGCTGCACGCTGA
- a CDS encoding ABC transporter ATP-binding protein, with translation MAGLVLKDIRKAYGQVKVLHGIDLTIRQGEFVVFVGPSGCGKSTLLRMIAGLEEITSGDMFIDGNLVNEVPPSKRGIAMVFQSYALYPHMTVYDNMAFGMRIAGESRQEIDRRVRAAADILQLTQYLERLPKALSGGQRQRVAIGRAICRDPKVFLFDEPLSNLDAALRVATRIEIAKLNESMPDTTMIYVTHDQVEAMTLADRIVVLSAGRIEQVGAPLELYERPQNLFVARFIGSPAMNIIPAVVTETGDTTRIDLKDGKRVLVPIATGAEQQGKAASFGIRPEDLAVTTGEEYLFEGKVAIVEALGEVTLLYIEGLTDEEPIIAKLPGIFRVEKGDRLRFAADPAKMHLFDAEGQTYRR, from the coding sequence ATGGCCGGATTGGTTCTGAAGGATATCCGCAAGGCCTATGGCCAGGTGAAGGTGCTGCACGGCATCGATCTGACCATCCGGCAGGGCGAATTCGTCGTCTTCGTCGGTCCCTCGGGCTGCGGCAAGTCCACGCTGCTGCGCATGATCGCCGGGCTGGAGGAGATTACCAGCGGCGACATGTTCATCGATGGCAACCTCGTGAACGAAGTGCCGCCGTCGAAACGCGGCATCGCCATGGTCTTCCAGTCCTACGCGCTCTACCCGCACATGACGGTCTACGACAACATGGCTTTCGGCATGCGCATTGCCGGTGAAAGCAGGCAAGAGATCGACCGCCGCGTCCGCGCGGCCGCCGATATTCTGCAGCTGACGCAATATCTGGAGCGGCTGCCGAAGGCCTTGTCCGGCGGGCAGCGCCAGCGTGTGGCGATCGGCCGGGCCATCTGCCGCGATCCGAAGGTCTTCCTCTTCGATGAGCCCCTTTCCAATCTCGACGCGGCACTGCGCGTCGCGACGCGCATCGAGATTGCCAAGCTCAACGAGAGCATGCCGGACACCACGATGATCTATGTGACGCATGATCAGGTGGAGGCGATGACGCTGGCCGACAGGATCGTCGTTCTCTCGGCCGGACGGATCGAGCAGGTCGGCGCGCCTCTCGAGCTTTATGAACGGCCGCAAAACCTGTTCGTGGCGCGCTTCATCGGTTCGCCCGCCATGAATATCATCCCCGCCGTGGTCACCGAAACCGGCGACACGACCCGGATCGACCTCAAGGACGGCAAGAGGGTTTTGGTGCCGATCGCCACCGGCGCGGAGCAACAGGGAAAGGCGGCCAGTTTCGGTATCCGGCCGGAGGATCTGGCGGTCACCACCGGCGAGGAGTACCTGTTCGAAGGCAAGGTCGCGATCGTCGAGGCGCTGGGCGAGGTCACGCTTCTCTACATTGAAGGGCTGACAGATGAGGAGCCGATCATCGCCAAGCTGCCGGGAATTTTTCGGGTGGAAAAGGGCGATCGACTGCGCTTTGCCGCCGATCCGGCGAAAATGCATCTCTTCGACGCGGAGGGCCAGACCTATCGGCGGTGA
- the folD gene encoding bifunctional methylenetetrahydrofolate dehydrogenase/methenyltetrahydrofolate cyclohydrolase FolD: MATIIDGKQRAANLTGVVANAAAVLESEAGIRPGLAVVIVGNNPASHAYVNAKSRMAKQCGFNSMQYSLPEETTQDELESLVAKLNADPAVHGILVQLPLPGHLDAEPVTQLVRPEKDVDGLTVVNAGKVASGDLASGLVSCTPAGAMILLRDLHGADLSGLNAVVIGRSNLFGKPMGLLLLAANATVTMAHSRTKDLPSVCRQADILVAAVGRPFMVKKDWVKPGATIIDVGINRIDAPELGEGKTRLVGDVAYEECAERAGAITPVPGGVGPMTIAMLMANTVVAAYRSLGRPIPTF; this comes from the coding sequence ATGGCCACCATTATCGACGGAAAGCAGAGAGCAGCCAATCTGACGGGCGTGGTGGCAAATGCCGCCGCCGTGCTGGAGAGCGAGGCCGGGATCCGGCCCGGTCTTGCCGTGGTGATCGTCGGCAACAATCCGGCGAGCCACGCCTATGTCAATGCCAAGAGCCGTATGGCCAAGCAATGCGGCTTCAACTCCATGCAATACAGCCTGCCGGAGGAGACGACGCAGGACGAGCTGGAATCGCTGGTCGCCAAACTGAATGCGGACCCCGCCGTGCACGGCATTCTCGTTCAGCTGCCGCTCCCCGGCCATCTCGATGCGGAACCGGTGACGCAGCTGGTGCGTCCGGAAAAGGATGTTGACGGCCTGACGGTGGTGAATGCCGGCAAGGTGGCAAGCGGCGATCTGGCCAGCGGGCTGGTATCCTGCACCCCGGCCGGCGCCATGATCCTGCTGCGCGATCTCCATGGCGCGGATCTATCCGGTCTGAATGCCGTCGTCATCGGCCGTTCCAACCTCTTCGGCAAGCCGATGGGGCTTTTGCTGCTGGCTGCCAATGCCACCGTCACCATGGCCCATTCGCGCACCAAGGACCTGCCGTCCGTCTGCCGCCAGGCCGATATTCTGGTGGCGGCCGTCGGCCGGCCCTTCATGGTCAAGAAGGACTGGGTCAAGCCGGGCGCCACGATCATCGATGTCGGCATCAATCGCATCGATGCGCCCGAACTCGGTGAAGGCAAGACGCGGCTGGTCGGCGATGTGGCTTACGAGGAATGCGCGGAACGTGCCGGCGCGATCACGCCTGTGCCGGGCGGTGTCGGCCCCATGACCATCGCCATGCTGATGGCCAATACGGTGGTCGCCGCCTACAGGTCTCTTGGACGCCCGATCCCGACCTTCTGA
- a CDS encoding carbohydrate ABC transporter permease has product MVSQIVGAVGVMVVGVFACALYYWLSDRLLNLALPVRDGDVIQASRNLNRRAVVRPWLFLGPALALLGIYLVYPVIATFILSFYDRGGQQFVGLSNYRWALFDAGFRQSIFNNILWLAVVPAACTFFGLVIAVLTDRIWWGNIAKSIVFMPMAISFVGASVIWKFIYEYRGAGDTQIGLLNAIVTALGGDPEVWIAMPFWNNFFLMVILIWIQTGFAMVILSAALRGIPEETIEAAVIDGANGWQIFWKIMVPQIWGTIAVVWTTITILVLKVFDIVLTMTNGQWDTMVLANLMFDWMFRGGGDSGRSAVIALIIMAAVTPIMVWNIRQANRDAGGH; this is encoded by the coding sequence ATGGTCTCGCAGATCGTCGGAGCCGTCGGCGTGATGGTGGTTGGCGTGTTTGCCTGCGCGCTTTATTACTGGCTGTCCGACAGGCTTCTCAACCTGGCGCTTCCGGTGCGTGACGGGGATGTGATCCAGGCATCGCGCAACCTCAACCGCCGTGCCGTGGTGCGGCCCTGGCTGTTCCTCGGCCCCGCTCTGGCCCTCCTCGGCATCTACCTCGTCTATCCGGTCATCGCCACCTTCATCCTGTCCTTCTACGATCGCGGCGGCCAGCAATTCGTCGGGCTTTCCAATTATCGCTGGGCACTGTTCGATGCGGGCTTCCGCCAGTCGATCTTCAACAACATCCTCTGGCTGGCGGTGGTGCCGGCCGCCTGCACCTTCTTCGGCCTTGTCATTGCCGTGCTGACCGACCGCATCTGGTGGGGCAATATCGCCAAGAGCATCGTCTTCATGCCGATGGCGATCTCCTTCGTCGGCGCCTCGGTCATCTGGAAGTTCATCTATGAATATCGCGGGGCGGGCGATACCCAGATCGGTCTTCTGAACGCCATCGTCACCGCATTGGGCGGCGATCCCGAGGTCTGGATCGCCATGCCCTTCTGGAATAACTTCTTCCTGATGGTTATCCTGATCTGGATCCAGACCGGCTTTGCCATGGTGATCCTGTCGGCGGCCCTGCGCGGCATACCCGAGGAAACCATCGAGGCCGCCGTGATCGACGGCGCCAATGGCTGGCAGATCTTCTGGAAGATCATGGTGCCGCAGATCTGGGGGACGATCGCCGTCGTCTGGACCACGATCACGATCCTTGTCCTCAAGGTCTTCGACATCGTTCTGACCATGACCAACGGCCAGTGGGACACGATGGTGCTTGCCAATCTGATGTTCGACTGGATGTTCCGCGGCGGCGGCGACAGCGGTCGAAGCGCCGTCATCGCGCTCATCATCATGGCGGCCGTCACGCCGATCATGGTGTGGAATATCCGGCAGGCCAATCGCGACGCAGGGGGACATTGA
- a CDS encoding carbohydrate ABC transporter permease, with the protein MPSLTTRLKRVGLPRLIVHVCVLAIAILWLIPTLGILVTSVRDKDQITTSGWWTAFGSSTQTSAGRLGDPSSARQEGGNYVITGSVFEEGQGGTVSAFGVRIQDPAAFKAGEPADLGDGETLSVESDGSYVYTKNAPFEGSRGKRIYLSVASPPEFTLQNYETVLAGEGIGQAFINSLTVTIPATIIPILIAAFAAYALSWMHFPGRAIIIAVVVGLIVVPLQMSLIPLLRLYNEFGQFLGTSSKTYAGIWLAHTAFGMPLAIYLLRNYISGLPKEIIESARVDGASDFEIFLKIVLPLSFPALASFAIFQFLWVWNDLLVAIVFLGTGRNELVLTGALNALLGSRGGNWEILTASAFITILVPLLVFFGLQRYLVRGLLAGSVKGG; encoded by the coding sequence ATGCCGAGCCTCACCACCCGCCTCAAGCGTGTCGGCCTGCCGCGGCTGATCGTCCATGTCTGCGTGCTGGCGATCGCCATCCTGTGGCTGATCCCGACACTGGGCATTCTCGTCACCTCGGTGCGCGACAAGGATCAGATCACCACATCCGGCTGGTGGACCGCATTCGGCAGTTCCACGCAGACCAGCGCCGGACGGCTCGGCGACCCGTCGAGCGCCCGCCAGGAGGGCGGCAATTACGTCATCACCGGCTCGGTCTTCGAGGAAGGGCAGGGCGGAACCGTCAGCGCCTTCGGCGTGCGCATTCAGGATCCCGCAGCGTTCAAGGCAGGGGAGCCGGCCGATCTGGGCGATGGCGAGACGCTGTCGGTCGAAAGCGACGGATCCTACGTCTATACCAAGAACGCACCCTTCGAAGGCTCCCGCGGCAAGCGGATCTATCTGTCGGTCGCCTCGCCGCCCGAATTCACCCTGCAGAATTACGAGACCGTTCTGGCCGGTGAGGGGATCGGGCAGGCCTTCATCAACTCCCTGACGGTCACCATTCCGGCAACCATCATTCCGATCCTGATTGCCGCCTTCGCCGCCTATGCGCTCTCCTGGATGCACTTTCCCGGCCGGGCGATCATCATCGCCGTGGTCGTCGGCCTCATCGTCGTGCCTTTGCAGATGTCGCTGATCCCGCTTCTGCGGCTCTATAACGAGTTCGGGCAGTTCCTCGGCACCTCGTCAAAGACCTATGCCGGGATCTGGCTTGCCCATACCGCCTTTGGCATGCCGCTCGCCATCTACCTGCTGCGCAACTATATTTCCGGTCTTCCCAAGGAGATCATCGAAAGCGCCCGCGTCGACGGCGCCTCTGATTTCGAGATCTTCCTCAAGATCGTCCTGCCGCTGTCCTTCCCGGCACTGGCCTCTTTCGCGATCTTCCAGTTCCTCTGGGTGTGGAACGACCTTCTGGTGGCGATCGTCTTCCTTGGCACGGGCCGCAACGAGCTTGTCCTGACCGGCGCGCTCAATGCGCTTCTCGGTTCGCGCGGCGGCAACTGGGAAATATTGACGGCCTCCGCCTTCATTACCATCCTGGTGCCGCTGCTGGTGTTTTTTGGACTTCAACGTTATTTGGTGCGCGGCCTCCTTGCCGGTTCGGTCAAGGGCGGCTGA
- a CDS encoding LysE family translocator, protein MSWEFLLTSLIVVATPGTGVIVTLAAALIPNTDDRNQLGEGDPAHAEDRALLASGGPQKSAPDKESRLWFSPRRKAESLRRYRFLSSIFGITHGRRAAVIAAFGCTLGIIPHMLAAITGLAAVLHASALAYEIIRYAGVAYLVHMAVMVLRDHGTLSIGTGQAQRSDRQLILSAILVNLLNPKLSIFFFAFLPQFIPAGTGDSLWQMIELSLVFMGMTFVIFVAYGFCAAAARDHILSRPSVMTGIRRGFAAAFIGLAIKLASTDR, encoded by the coding sequence ATGAGCTGGGAATTTCTCCTCACATCGCTGATTGTTGTCGCAACTCCCGGCACCGGTGTCATCGTCACCCTCGCGGCGGCACTCATACCAAATACCGATGATAGGAACCAATTGGGTGAAGGCGATCCGGCCCATGCGGAGGACCGGGCGCTTTTGGCCTCCGGAGGTCCGCAAAAATCCGCGCCGGACAAAGAAAGCCGACTGTGGTTTTCTCCTCGCCGGAAAGCAGAATCGCTCCGGCGCTATCGGTTCCTGTCATCGATATTTGGTATCACCCATGGCCGCCGGGCCGCTGTCATTGCCGCCTTTGGCTGCACGCTCGGCATCATCCCGCACATGCTTGCCGCCATCACCGGGCTTGCCGCCGTCCTGCATGCCAGCGCATTGGCCTATGAGATCATTCGCTATGCCGGCGTTGCCTATCTCGTTCATATGGCCGTGATGGTTCTGCGCGACCACGGAACCCTGTCGATCGGCACCGGGCAGGCGCAGCGTTCGGATCGTCAGCTAATCCTCTCGGCGATCCTGGTCAATTTGCTCAATCCCAAGCTCTCGATCTTCTTTTTTGCCTTTCTGCCGCAATTCATTCCTGCGGGCACGGGCGACAGCCTTTGGCAAATGATCGAGCTCTCGCTCGTTTTCATGGGCATGACCTTCGTGATCTTTGTCGCCTACGGCTTCTGCGCCGCCGCCGCGCGCGACCATATCCTGTCGCGCCCCTCCGTGATGACAGGCATCAGGCGCGGTTTTGCCGCCGCCTTCATAGGACTTGCCATCAAACTGGCGTCGACGGATCGATGA
- a CDS encoding alpha-glucosidase family protein, whose product MIASPQTSDVPDADWWRGAVIYQIYPRSYQDSNGDGIGDLKGITARLPHIAALGADAIWISPFFPSPMKDFGYDVSNYADVDPMFGTLSDFDGLIAEAHRLKIKVMIDLVISHSSDQHAWFIESRSSRVNPKADWYVWSDPKPDGTPPNNWLSIFGGSAWAWDPTRMQYYLHNFLTSQPDLNLHNAEVQDALLEVVRFWLRRGVDGFRLDTINFYFHDRQLRDNPSLAPERRNASTAPAVNPYNFQEHIYDKNRPENLDFLKRFRAVLDEFPAIAAVGEVGDSQRGLEIVGEYTSGGDKMQMCYAFEFLAPDPLTPQRVADVQRDFAAAAPEGWACWAFSNHDVVRHVSRWGSEVLDRDAFAKLLAAILLSQRGSVCIYQGEELGLTEADIAYADLQDPYGIQFWPEFKGRDGCRTPMVWDDHAVQAGFSTAERSWLPIPVEHQLRAVNVQSGDDASVLEHYRRFLAFRREYAAFAKGDIVFLPPGEAVLAYTRTYGNQTLLCIFNMSAVETVSELPPGTWESLAGHGFETELDGRQVTLPPWGAFFARLA is encoded by the coding sequence ATGATTGCTTCACCTCAGACCTCTGACGTGCCAGATGCCGATTGGTGGCGCGGCGCGGTCATCTATCAGATCTATCCGCGCTCCTACCAGGATTCCAACGGCGACGGCATCGGCGATCTGAAAGGCATTACCGCGCGGCTGCCGCATATCGCGGCGCTCGGTGCGGACGCCATCTGGATCTCGCCCTTCTTTCCGTCGCCGATGAAGGATTTCGGTTACGACGTGTCGAATTATGCCGATGTGGATCCGATGTTCGGAACCCTCTCGGATTTTGACGGGCTGATTGCCGAGGCACATCGCCTGAAAATCAAGGTGATGATCGACCTCGTCATCTCCCACAGTTCGGATCAGCATGCCTGGTTCATCGAAAGCCGCTCGAGCCGCGTCAATCCCAAGGCAGACTGGTATGTCTGGTCCGATCCGAAGCCGGATGGCACGCCGCCGAACAATTGGCTGTCGATCTTCGGGGGCTCCGCCTGGGCCTGGGATCCGACGCGCATGCAGTATTACCTGCACAACTTCCTGACATCGCAGCCCGACCTCAATCTGCACAATGCGGAGGTCCAGGATGCGCTTCTGGAGGTCGTCCGCTTCTGGCTGCGCCGTGGCGTCGATGGTTTCCGCCTCGATACGATCAACTTCTATTTTCATGACCGGCAATTGCGCGACAACCCGTCTCTGGCGCCCGAGCGGCGCAATGCCTCGACGGCGCCTGCGGTCAATCCCTACAATTTCCAGGAGCATATCTACGACAAGAACCGGCCGGAAAACCTGGATTTTCTCAAGCGCTTCCGCGCCGTCCTCGATGAATTCCCGGCCATTGCCGCCGTCGGCGAGGTGGGAGACAGCCAGCGCGGTCTGGAAATTGTCGGCGAATACACCTCCGGCGGTGATAAGATGCAGATGTGCTATGCCTTCGAATTTCTGGCGCCCGATCCGCTGACGCCGCAGCGGGTTGCCGATGTGCAGCGGGATTTCGCCGCCGCAGCGCCGGAGGGCTGGGCCTGCTGGGCCTTTTCCAACCATGACGTGGTGCGCCATGTTTCCCGCTGGGGAAGCGAGGTGCTCGACCGTGATGCCTTTGCCAAACTCCTGGCGGCCATTCTCCTGTCGCAGCGCGGCTCCGTCTGTATCTATCAGGGCGAAGAACTGGGACTGACCGAAGCCGATATCGCCTATGCCGATCTCCAGGATCCCTACGGCATCCAGTTCTGGCCGGAATTCAAGGGTCGCGACGGCTGCCGCACGCCCATGGTCTGGGATGATCACGCCGTTCAGGCGGGCTTTTCGACGGCGGAGCGGAGCTGGCTCCCCATTCCGGTCGAGCACCAGCTGCGGGCCGTCAATGTGCAGTCGGGCGATGACGCCTCGGTGCTGGAGCACTACCGGCGTTTCCTCGCCTTCCGGCGCGAATATGCGGCCTTTGCCAAGGGCGATATCGTCTTCCTGCCGCCGGGCGAGGCGGTTTTGGCCTATACCCGAACCTACGGCAACCAGACGCTGCTCTGCATCTTCAACATGAGTGCCGTAGAGACTGTCAGCGAACTGCCTCCGGGCACATGGGAAAGCCTCGCCGGCCACGGTTTCGAGACCGAATTGGACGGGCGCCAGGTAACGCTGCCGCCCTGGGGCGCCTTCTTCGCGCGCCTGGCATGA
- a CDS encoding LacI family DNA-binding transcriptional regulator, whose protein sequence is MNLKQLSELLGLSQTTISRALNGYPEVNAETRQKVMQVAAETGYRPNRAARRLATGKAGSLGLVMPISDEQPADMHFAEFQSGLADECLKHDFHFVIMPAHPQREEQAIRDLVNSGSVDAYYLAYMRARDPRIDMAKSLALPFIVHGRSLGIAEDYPFLDVDNEDAFDAAARHLLALGHRRFGLINGPGDLDFACRRQIGVERALADRGLRLEPEACSNTVMSDANGYVQMTRLLRLDPRPTAILCASTVLALGAVRAVREAGLQMGRDISLIAHDDDLMLLKPEHFSTPLTTTRSSLREAGRRIAARLIAAVTEPETVMPQQELWKAELDIRASTGPAPP, encoded by the coding sequence GTGAATTTGAAGCAGTTGTCTGAGCTTCTGGGACTGTCGCAGACGACGATCAGCCGGGCGCTCAACGGCTATCCGGAGGTGAACGCCGAGACGCGGCAAAAGGTGATGCAGGTGGCCGCGGAAACCGGCTATCGCCCGAACCGGGCGGCACGGCGGCTGGCCACCGGAAAGGCCGGCTCTCTCGGCCTGGTCATGCCCATTTCGGATGAGCAGCCGGCCGATATGCATTTCGCCGAATTCCAGAGCGGCCTGGCGGACGAGTGCCTGAAGCACGACTTCCATTTCGTCATCATGCCGGCGCATCCGCAGCGGGAGGAGCAGGCCATTCGCGACCTCGTCAACAGCGGCAGCGTGGATGCCTATTATCTTGCCTATATGCGCGCCCGCGATCCGCGCATAGACATGGCGAAATCCCTGGCGCTCCCCTTCATCGTGCATGGCCGGTCGCTCGGAATCGCCGAAGACTATCCCTTTCTCGATGTCGATAATGAGGATGCCTTCGATGCGGCAGCACGCCATCTTCTGGCACTGGGTCACCGCCGCTTCGGCCTGATCAACGGGCCGGGCGATCTCGATTTCGCCTGCCGCCGGCAGATCGGCGTCGAGAGGGCGCTCGCCGACCGCGGACTGCGGCTCGAACCGGAGGCCTGCAGCAATACGGTGATGAGCGACGCGAATGGCTATGTGCAGATGACGCGGCTTCTGCGCCTGGACCCGCGCCCGACCGCCATTCTGTGCGCGAGCACCGTCCTGGCGCTTGGCGCCGTGCGGGCGGTTCGGGAAGCGGGATTGCAGATGGGCCGCGACATCTCGCTGATCGCCCATGACGACGACCTGATGCTGCTGAAACCGGAGCATTTTTCCACACCGCTGACGACGACGCGCTCATCGTTGCGCGAAGCGGGCCGGAGGATCGCGGCGCGGCTCATCGCCGCCGTGACGGAGCCGGAGACAGTGATGCCGCAGCAGGAATTGTGGAAGGCGGAGCTGGATATCCGCGCCTCCACCGGCCCCGCACCGCCCTGA
- a CDS encoding ABC transporter substrate-binding protein: protein MKHLLLAGVAAMTLGVTSVYAADLKFAPGEDAKFNWKSYEDFKAAHGDIKGQPLTVFGPWRGDDETLFRTVLAYFNEATGANVQYSSSENYEQQIVIDTQAGSPPDIAILPQPGLLQDLASKGFLVPLKEDTANWVKTNYGAGDSWVKLGTYKGKDGQDAFFAFPYKADLKSLVWYVPENFEEAGYKVPKTMEELFQLSDQIVQDGGTPWCIGLGSGGATGWPATDWVEDLMLRMNTPETYDQWVTNEAKFNDQKIVSVIEEFGKFAKNEKYVSGGVAAVASTDFRDSPKGLFGIPPKCYLHHQASFIPTFFPEGTELGTDADFFYMPTYASKPELGTPVLGAGTLVTITKDSPAARAFIEFLKTPIAHEVWMAQSGFLTPFKGVKTEAYANDALKKQGEILTTATTFRFDGSDLMPGKIGAGAFWTGMVDFVGGKSAQAVGDDIQRAWDGLK, encoded by the coding sequence ATGAAACATCTATTGCTTGCCGGAGTTGCTGCCATGACTCTCGGCGTAACATCCGTTTATGCTGCAGATCTTAAGTTCGCCCCGGGCGAGGATGCCAAGTTCAACTGGAAGAGCTATGAGGACTTCAAGGCCGCCCATGGCGACATCAAGGGCCAGCCGCTGACGGTGTTTGGACCCTGGCGCGGTGACGACGAAACCCTGTTCCGTACGGTACTGGCCTATTTCAACGAGGCAACGGGCGCCAATGTCCAATATTCGTCCTCCGAGAATTACGAGCAGCAGATCGTTATCGATACGCAGGCCGGCTCGCCGCCCGATATCGCCATTCTGCCGCAGCCGGGCCTCCTGCAGGATCTCGCCTCCAAGGGCTTCCTCGTGCCGTTGAAGGAGGATACGGCAAATTGGGTGAAGACGAATTACGGCGCCGGCGATTCCTGGGTCAAGCTCGGCACCTACAAGGGCAAGGACGGCCAGGATGCCTTCTTCGCCTTTCCCTACAAAGCGGATCTGAAATCGCTCGTCTGGTACGTGCCGGAAAATTTCGAGGAAGCCGGCTACAAGGTGCCGAAGACGATGGAGGAGCTGTTCCAGCTCTCCGACCAGATCGTTCAGGACGGCGGCACACCCTGGTGCATCGGCCTCGGCTCCGGCGGCGCGACTGGCTGGCCGGCAACCGACTGGGTGGAGGATCTGATGCTGCGGATGAACACGCCGGAAACTTATGACCAGTGGGTGACGAACGAAGCGAAGTTCAACGACCAGAAGATCGTCAGCGTGATCGAGGAATTCGGCAAGTTTGCCAAGAACGAGAAATACGTCTCCGGTGGCGTTGCAGCCGTTGCCTCCACCGATTTCCGCGACAGCCCGAAGGGCCTCTTCGGCATCCCGCCCAAATGCTACCTGCATCACCAGGCCTCCTTCATCCCGACCTTCTTCCCCGAAGGCACCGAGCTGGGGACGGATGCGGATTTCTTCTACATGCCAACCTACGCCTCCAAGCCGGAGCTTGGAACGCCGGTTCTGGGCGCCGGCACGCTGGTGACGATTACCAAGGATTCGCCGGCGGCCCGCGCCTTCATCGAGTTCCTGAAGACACCGATCGCGCATGAAGTGTGGATGGCGCAGTCCGGCTTCCTGACGCCGTTCAAGGGCGTCAAGACCGAGGCCTATGCAAACGACGCCTTGAAGAAGCAGGGCGAGATCCTGACCACCGCAACCACGTTCCGCTTCGACGGCTCCGACCTTATGCCCGGCAAGATCGGCGCGGGCGCCTTCTGGACCGGCATGGTCGATTTCGTCGGCGGCAAATCCGCCCAGGCGGTCGGCGATGACATCCAGCGGGCCTGGGACGGCCTAAAATAA